A genomic stretch from Numida meleagris isolate 19003 breed g44 Domestic line chromosome 2, NumMel1.0, whole genome shotgun sequence includes:
- the FKBP14 gene encoding peptidyl-prolyl cis-trans isomerase FKBP14: MAALRAALLGALLGCAAAALIPAADVKVEVLQKPFLCHRRTKWGDMMLVHYEGFLQSDGSMFHSTHKHNNGQPMWFTLGIREAIKGWDKGLKDMCVGEKRKLTIPPALAYGKEGKGKIPPESTLIFNIDLLEIRNGPRSHESFQEMDLNDDWKLSKQEVKIYLKKEFEKHGAVVNDTQHDALVEDIFDKEDEDSDGFISAREFTYKHDEL; this comes from the exons ATGGCGGCGTTGCGGGCCGCCTTGCTGGGCGCCCTGCTGGGCTGCGCGGCCGCGGCACTCATCCCCGCGGCCGACGTGAAGGTGGAGGTGCTGCAGAAACCGTTCCTGTGCCACCGGCGGACCAAGTGGGGGGACATGATGCTGGTGCACTATGAGGGCTTCCTGCAGAGCGACGGCTCCATGTTCCACTCCAC TCACAAACATAACAATGGCCAACCTATGTGGTTTACACTTGGCATAAGAGAAGCCATCAAAGGCTGGGACAAAGGTTTGAAGGACATGTGTGTGGGAGAGAAGCGGAAGCTAACTATTCCACCAGCCCTTGCTTatggaaaagaagggaaag GAAAAATTCCACCTGAGAGCACGCTGATATTCAATATTGACCTTTTAGAAATTAGGAATGGACCCAGGTCTCATGAGTCATTCCAAGAGATGGATCTTAATGATGACTGGAAGCTGTCCAAGCAAGAG GTGAAAATTTACctgaagaaagaatttgagAAGCATGGAGCAGTGGTAAATGACACCCAGCATGATGCTTTGGTTGAAGACATATTTGATAAAGAAGATGAAGACAGTGATGGGTTTATATCTGCAAGGGAATTCACATACAAGCATGATGAGCTGTAG
- the PLEKHA8 gene encoding pleckstrin homology domain-containing family A member 8 isoform X1 yields the protein MEGMLYKWTNYLSGWQPRWFLLCGGILSYYDSQEDAWKGCKGSIQMAVCEIQVHPADNTRMDLIIPGEQYFYLKARNAVERQKWLVALGTAKACLTDSRTQKEKEFTESTEALKTKMSELRLYCNLLVQQVHKTKEASISAVSEPESGIDMGALLKSTCDTFLKTLEECMQIANTAFTSELLHQTPPGSPHLAVLRTNKVKHSLLSSHTSTERQMELNPCENGSVKAEINKQEQTLIKSLSCLNLETNEGSSDVSVEDHIEDLAGIKEDGENKLQAVENLDAHRLLQSETNSLSGLTLCEEDENENGFPTFFSVMSNRFSDIELQEEEGIPTEEFLESCYAIVPVLDKLGPTVFAPVKMDFVGNIKKINQKFITNKEEFDTLQKIVLHEVNAGVAQVRNSATEALLWLKRGLKFLKGFLTEVKNGEKNIQTALNNAYGKTLRQHHGWVVRGVFALALRAAPTYEDFVAALSVEDCDPQEETFYKAMQRDLSIYLPAMEKQLNILDTLYEVHGLESDEVV from the exons ATGGAGGGGATGCTGTACAAGTGGACCAACTACCTGAGCG GCTGGCAGCCTCGTTGGTTTCTTCTCTGTGGTGGTATCTTGTCCTACTATGATTCTCAGGAAGATGCCTGGAAGGGTTGCAAGGGAAGCATACAAATGGCTGTGTGTGAAATTCAAG TTCATCCTGCAGATAACACACGAATGGACCTGATCATCCCAGGGGAACAATACTTCTATCTGAAAGCAAGAAATGCAGTTGAGAGGCAAAAGTGGCTGGTTGCGCTAGGAACTGCCAAAGCCTGTCTGACAGACAGcagaacacaaaaggaaaaag agttcactgaaagcacagaagcTTTGAAGACTAAAATGTCTGAACTTAGACTGTACTGTAACCTTCTTGTTCAGCAAGTGCATAAAACTAAGGAAGCCAGCATTTCTGCTGTATCAGAACCAGAG AGTGGGATTGACATGGGAGCCCTGTTGAAATCAACCTGTGACACCTTCCTGAAGACTCTTGAGGAATGTATGCAGATTGCAAATACTGCCTTTACTTCTGAGTTATTACATCAGACCCCTCCTGGATCGCCACATTTAGCAGTTCTCAGAACTAACAAG GTAAAACACTCGCTCTTGTCCAGTCACACCTCAACAGAAAG GCAGATGGAATTGAATCCCTGTGAAAATGGctctgtaaaagcagaaattaacaAGCAAGAGCAAacccttataaaaagtctaTCATGTTTAAACTTGGAAACAAATGAGGGGAGCAGTGATGTTTCTGTTGAGGATCATATAGAAGATTTGGCAG GCATTAAAGAAGATGGAGAGAACAAGCTGCAAGCTGTAGAAAACCTTGATGCCCACAGGTTGCTGCAGTCAGAAACAAATTCTTTAAGTGGATTGACTCTGTGtgaggaagatgaaaatgaaaatgggtTTCCTACTTTCTTCAGTGTCATGAGCAATAG GTTCAGTGATATTGAACTTCAGGAGGAAGAGGGCATACCAACAGAAGAGTTTCTGGAGTCATGTTATGCAATTGTGCCCGTTCTGG acaAGTTGGGACCAACTGTTTTTGCTCCTGTTAAAATGGATTTTGTAGGTAACATCAAG aaaataaaccagaaattTATAACCAACAAAGAAGAGTTTGATACCCTGCAGAAGATAGTTCTCCATGAAGTCAATGCAGGTGTAGCACAAGTTAGAAACTCTGCTACAGAGGCACTCCTATGGCTGAAAAG AGGCTTAAAGTTCTTGAAAGGGTTTTTGACAGAAGTgaagaatggagaaaagaatATCCAGACAGCTCTGA ACAATGCTTACGGAAAGACATTACGGCAGCACCATGGTTGGGTTGTCCGTGGAGTCTTTGCG tTAGCTTTAAGGGCAGCTCCAACGTATGAAGACTTTGTAGCAGCTCTGTCTGTAGAAGACTGTGATCCTCAGGAGGAAACATTTTACAAAGCAATGCAGAGGGACCTCAGCATTTACTTACCAGCCATGGAAAAGCAGCTAAATATCTTGGACACTCTCTATGAAGTACATGGTTTGGAGTCAGATGAGGTGGTATGA
- the PLEKHA8 gene encoding pleckstrin homology domain-containing family A member 8 isoform X2 — protein sequence MEGMLYKWTNYLSGWQPRWFLLCGGILSYYDSQEDAWKGCKGSIQMAVCEIQVHPADNTRMDLIIPGEQYFYLKARNAVERQKWLVALGTAKACLTDSRTQKEKEFTESTEALKTKMSELRLYCNLLVQQVHKTKEASISAVSEPESGIDMGALLKSTCDTFLKTLEECMQIANTAFTSELLHQTPPGSPHLAVLRTNKVKHSLLSSHTSTERQMELNPCENGSVKAEINKQEQTLIKSLSCLNLETNEGSSDVSVEDHIEDLAGIKEDGENKLQAVENLDAHRLLQSETNSLSGLTLCEEDENENGFPTFFSVMSNRFSDIELQEEEGIPTEEFLESCYAIVPVLDKLGPTVFAPVKMDFVGNIKKINQKFITNKEEFDTLQKIVLHEVNAGVAQVRNSATEALLWLKRGLKFLKGFLTEVKNGEKNIQTALNNAYGKTLRQHHGWVVRGVFAL from the exons ATGGAGGGGATGCTGTACAAGTGGACCAACTACCTGAGCG GCTGGCAGCCTCGTTGGTTTCTTCTCTGTGGTGGTATCTTGTCCTACTATGATTCTCAGGAAGATGCCTGGAAGGGTTGCAAGGGAAGCATACAAATGGCTGTGTGTGAAATTCAAG TTCATCCTGCAGATAACACACGAATGGACCTGATCATCCCAGGGGAACAATACTTCTATCTGAAAGCAAGAAATGCAGTTGAGAGGCAAAAGTGGCTGGTTGCGCTAGGAACTGCCAAAGCCTGTCTGACAGACAGcagaacacaaaaggaaaaag agttcactgaaagcacagaagcTTTGAAGACTAAAATGTCTGAACTTAGACTGTACTGTAACCTTCTTGTTCAGCAAGTGCATAAAACTAAGGAAGCCAGCATTTCTGCTGTATCAGAACCAGAG AGTGGGATTGACATGGGAGCCCTGTTGAAATCAACCTGTGACACCTTCCTGAAGACTCTTGAGGAATGTATGCAGATTGCAAATACTGCCTTTACTTCTGAGTTATTACATCAGACCCCTCCTGGATCGCCACATTTAGCAGTTCTCAGAACTAACAAG GTAAAACACTCGCTCTTGTCCAGTCACACCTCAACAGAAAG GCAGATGGAATTGAATCCCTGTGAAAATGGctctgtaaaagcagaaattaacaAGCAAGAGCAAacccttataaaaagtctaTCATGTTTAAACTTGGAAACAAATGAGGGGAGCAGTGATGTTTCTGTTGAGGATCATATAGAAGATTTGGCAG GCATTAAAGAAGATGGAGAGAACAAGCTGCAAGCTGTAGAAAACCTTGATGCCCACAGGTTGCTGCAGTCAGAAACAAATTCTTTAAGTGGATTGACTCTGTGtgaggaagatgaaaatgaaaatgggtTTCCTACTTTCTTCAGTGTCATGAGCAATAG GTTCAGTGATATTGAACTTCAGGAGGAAGAGGGCATACCAACAGAAGAGTTTCTGGAGTCATGTTATGCAATTGTGCCCGTTCTGG acaAGTTGGGACCAACTGTTTTTGCTCCTGTTAAAATGGATTTTGTAGGTAACATCAAG aaaataaaccagaaattTATAACCAACAAAGAAGAGTTTGATACCCTGCAGAAGATAGTTCTCCATGAAGTCAATGCAGGTGTAGCACAAGTTAGAAACTCTGCTACAGAGGCACTCCTATGGCTGAAAAG AGGCTTAAAGTTCTTGAAAGGGTTTTTGACAGAAGTgaagaatggagaaaagaatATCCAGACAGCTCTGA ACAATGCTTACGGAAAGACATTACGGCAGCACCATGGTTGGGTTGTCCGTGGAGTCTTTGCG CTTTAA